CACCGCTCCTTTCGAGAGACCATGCAGTGATGGCTCTATTTACAATTGTGAATCAGCTCGTTGATCGAGTTGTGAAGGCCAGTCCCTGGGATTCCTGCCCACTTTTACCAGCTATTCTCGTGTTTGTGGAATGGTTGGCAAATCTACCCGAAGAAGAGGATCTTTGTGGGACCAATGAAATGAGTGAAGCcgctttctcttctttctgtaAGAGCTTTATCTGCCTAGTAAACCTCATGCACTCTCATGTAGGCGAAGTTAAGTCTCAAGATTGCGCTCTTTGGGAAGATTACGAGTTGAGAGGCTTTGCACCAAGTGCACACGCGCATCTTCTGCTAGATTTCTCATCTCATCGGGAAAATAGTACTGACTATCGAAGTGGAAAAGTGTGCCGAGCCCGTCGAATTATTGATGCTGCTATGAGGATTGCTGAAACCTCTGGTCGTCATAACAGGTGGATCCAGTATGATAAGCTGAGAAGACAATTCTATGAGCTGGAGTCAAATGGGTCTCAGGAGAAGAAATGCTCAGAATCCACGCTGGGTACCCATCCAAAACTGAAAATTTCTCTGGCACGGACAAGTGAAGTCATTGACGAACGAAGAAATGCAGTCCTCAGGGAAAGTCCGAGAAGATCTGTtgccgaggaggaggaagtcATTCTGTTCAAGCCTCTGACAAGACACAACTCGGCTCCACTTCATAAATACATCTCCAAAAAGGGAGACCCCCACAAAGAACTAATGGATCAGTCAGCACCGCCTGATGAATGCTTGCGTCGCGCCACATCTTTGCTTATAGCCCAGAACCCTGTGCACAGTGAACCATCTAATTTCCAACCCAACACCAACAGTTTCAGGCACAATGAGCCATTcatgcagcagcagcagcagccgccaCCATTTTTTAGCGACATGGCAAACTTGTTTCCTGCAACCCCTATCTCTACCGGTGCCGGGCCTCCCTCTCTAAATGCGTGGGTCCTCAACAGAGGAAGCTCGAACATGGATAAAGAGAAAGGGACCGATTTGGGTAAACGTCACCTACCTCCTATTGAGGAAATAGCTTCTGAATCGCTGGCCGATCTCTCCATTAACAAAATCACGGAGCCGCAGAACCCAGTTATCGGTTCTTGCCATGAATCCGTAATAACCCATTACCCTTCTCCTCCTTATTCCACTCCCGTGCCTTCAGCGCCTCTTTTACCGGATGATGCTGTTTGGTTTGGCGGAGTGAATACATCTAGTTTCTCTGATCACAAGACAAATGAGACAATTGGGGTAATGGAGAATTTTCTCACCACATCACCTGGGAAGAGCTATTCAGATTATGCTGTTCCTCTTGCCCCTAATGCTTCTAGTCTTGGTGTCACCGGCTTTAACTATGTGTACCCAATACAATGTGGAATGAGTTCTTCGGAATGGCTCCGCCAGTTCAGAGAAATCAACAATCTCCATCAGGGCAATCACGGTCAAATGTTGAGTCCTAGTGTCCATGGCCCTGGAAACATCGGAAACATTTATCATCTCGGTGTCCCTCAAGTTGATCCATTCAACTCAT
This sequence is a window from Rhodamnia argentea isolate NSW1041297 chromosome 3, ASM2092103v1, whole genome shotgun sequence. Protein-coding genes within it:
- the LOC115750380 gene encoding nonsense-mediated mRNA decay factor SMG7-like, yielding MDARPSVHQKDQTQTENSLAEVSNTEKLLWASINSRGLLHSDVKHLYQQVCSVLKKSILKDSEQADFQDIEYSLWKLHYKHIDEFRKQIKKVSSCTNSEVPQNVINAQRSADDYSEGIKLFLSEATNFYKSLIVKVQRCHGIPEDTLFHRNSGIINNVDQKRIKNCQFLCHRFLICLGDLARYRVLYERPDNQNRNWSIAAAHYLEALTIWPDSGNPHNQLALLSTYVGDEFLALYHCIRSLAVKEPFPDAWNNLILLLEKSRLSLLHSHSAEASFDFFMPSERRKVPTKLQSGDDVTNCNISTEERGCLVGKNLWHLFVIVISFFYVRSSLDDFLRAFSSTKGELEALLDLDDIHLEGALRTYQFMDPTRTGPFRAVQAICVFIFVIQNLPKSPVMTNLEDKKEMPPLLSRDHAVMALFTIVNQLVDRVVKASPWDSCPLLPAILVFVEWLANLPEEEDLCGTNEMSEAAFSSFCKSFICLVNLMHSHVGEVKSQDCALWEDYELRGFAPSAHAHLLLDFSSHRENSTDYRSGKVCRARRIIDAAMRIAETSGRHNRWIQYDKLRRQFYELESNGSQEKKCSESTLGTHPKLKISLARTSEVIDERRNAVLRESPRRSVAEEEEVILFKPLTRHNSAPLHKYISKKGDPHKELMDQSAPPDECLRRATSLLIAQNPVHSEPSNFQPNTNSFRHNEPFMQQQQQPPPFFSDMANLFPATPISTGAGPPSLNAWVLNRGSSNMDKEKGTDLGKRHLPPIEEIASESLADLSINKITEPQNPVIGSCHESVITHYPSPPYSTPVPSAPLLPDDAVWFGGVNTSSFSDHKTNETIGVMENFLTTSPGKSYSDYAVPLAPNASSLGVTGFNYVYPIQCGMSSSEWLRQFREINNLHQGNHGQMLSPSVHGPGNIGNIYHLGVPQVDPFNSWGTPSFSNQTVYSNHQAVTPGYPAFYGVDEPKDRVFHAYYRASPYGCGAGTAELRDDQQMLLQYLKEREWRLQQDPDLRGPTF